In one Niallia taxi genomic region, the following are encoded:
- a CDS encoding XdhC family protein — protein MSSDEYSVLETIAASEQGGYLATIIDVTGSAYRKEGTMMYLSENNQERGLLSGGCVEQDIVARMEIWETGISSASVHYDMRSEDDLSWGQGVGCDGSITVLMEELDDKAMNNIKIVKKWLDKGLAVEHIKVLDEDLSSQASLFKNDTGERIGNWETVNLAAIPEKKLTQKHDGGYYFRQSFRAQPRLIIYGAGPDARPVADIAKKAGFHVIVADWRPALCIKEHFPDADMLVIGNPVELLEDIEAGCTDYIVIMTHHFQKDKELVNYLLKREYAFAGILGSKKRADRLLEQKTKPVWLHSPVGLPINAEGPEQIAISIAAQLITVKNSIVCTPGLEG, from the coding sequence ATGTCATCAGATGAGTATTCAGTCTTAGAAACTATTGCAGCAAGTGAGCAAGGTGGCTATTTAGCCACAATTATAGATGTAACAGGTTCTGCCTATCGAAAGGAAGGAACAATGATGTACCTTTCTGAAAATAATCAGGAAAGGGGTTTATTAAGCGGCGGTTGTGTAGAACAGGATATAGTAGCAAGAATGGAGATCTGGGAAACAGGAATATCTTCTGCTTCCGTCCATTATGATATGCGCTCAGAGGATGATTTATCATGGGGGCAAGGAGTTGGGTGTGACGGAAGCATTACTGTACTGATGGAAGAACTCGATGATAAAGCTATGAATAATATTAAAATCGTAAAGAAATGGTTGGATAAAGGCCTAGCAGTTGAACATATAAAGGTGCTTGATGAGGACTTAAGTTCTCAAGCCTCCCTATTTAAGAATGATACAGGAGAACGTATTGGTAATTGGGAGACTGTTAACCTTGCCGCCATTCCAGAAAAAAAGCTTACGCAAAAACATGATGGTGGTTATTATTTTCGGCAATCCTTTCGGGCACAGCCGCGCCTGATTATTTATGGTGCTGGTCCTGATGCAAGACCAGTTGCAGATATTGCTAAAAAAGCAGGTTTTCATGTTATAGTCGCTGATTGGCGCCCGGCTTTATGTATTAAAGAGCATTTTCCTGATGCCGATATGCTTGTTATTGGCAATCCTGTAGAGCTATTGGAAGATATCGAGGCAGGATGTACAGATTATATTGTGATAATGACACATCACTTTCAAAAGGATAAAGAGCTAGTAAACTATTTGCTCAAGAGGGAATATGCCTTTGCCGGTATTTTAGGATCTAAAAAGAGAGCGGACCGTTTGTTAGAACAAAAAACAAAACCAGTCTGGCTGCATTCACCGGTTGGACTCCCAATAAATGCAGAAGGACCAGAACAAATTGCCATTAGTATCGCAGCACAGTTAATCACTGTTAAAAACAGTATAGTTTGCACTCCAGGGCTAGAAGGATGA